The proteins below are encoded in one region of Streptomyces marianii:
- a CDS encoding ketoacyl-ACP synthase III has translation MSKIKPSKGAPYARIMGVGGYRPTRVVPNEVILETIDSSDEWIRSRSGISTRHWANDEETVTAMSVEAAGKAIADAGLAPEQIGGVIVSTVSHFKQTPAVATEIADKIGAVRPAAFDISAGCAGFGYGLTLAKGMVVEGSAEYVLVIGVERLSDLTDLEDRATAFLFGDGAGAVVVGPSKEPRIGPTVWGSEGDKSETIKQTVPWTDYRDGAVERFPAITQEGQAVFRWAVFEMAKVAQQALDAAGITADDLDVFIPHQANMRIIDSMVKTLKLPEHVTVARDVETTGNTSAASIPLAMERLLATGQAKSGDTALVIGFGAGLVYAATVVTLP, from the coding sequence ATGTCGAAGATCAAGCCCAGCAAGGGCGCCCCGTACGCACGCATCATGGGTGTCGGCGGCTACCGTCCGACCCGGGTCGTGCCCAACGAGGTGATCCTCGAGACGATCGACTCCTCCGACGAGTGGATCCGCTCCCGCTCGGGCATCTCCACCCGTCACTGGGCGAACGACGAGGAGACCGTGACGGCGATGTCGGTCGAGGCGGCCGGCAAGGCCATCGCGGACGCCGGGCTCGCCCCGGAGCAGATCGGCGGCGTGATCGTCTCGACCGTTTCGCACTTCAAGCAGACCCCGGCCGTCGCCACCGAGATCGCGGACAAGATCGGCGCGGTCAGGCCCGCCGCGTTCGACATCTCCGCGGGCTGCGCGGGCTTCGGCTACGGCCTGACCCTCGCCAAGGGCATGGTCGTCGAGGGCTCCGCGGAGTACGTGCTGGTCATCGGCGTCGAGCGGCTCAGCGACCTGACCGACCTGGAGGACCGCGCCACGGCGTTCCTCTTCGGTGACGGGGCGGGCGCCGTCGTCGTCGGTCCCTCGAAGGAGCCCCGGATCGGCCCCACCGTGTGGGGTTCCGAGGGCGACAAGTCGGAGACCATCAAGCAGACCGTGCCGTGGACGGACTACCGCGACGGCGCCGTCGAGCGGTTCCCCGCCATCACCCAGGAGGGCCAGGCGGTGTTCCGCTGGGCCGTGTTCGAGATGGCGAAGGTCGCCCAGCAGGCGCTGGACGCGGCCGGGATCACCGCGGACGACCTGGACGTCTTCATCCCGCACCAGGCCAACATGCGGATCATCGACTCGATGGTGAAGACTCTGAAACTGCCGGAGCACGTCACGGTCGCCCGTGACGTGGAGACCACCGGCAACACCTCGGCCGCCTCGATTCCGCTCGCTATGGAGCGGCTTCTGGCGACCGGGCAGGCGAAGAGCGGCGACACCGCGCTCGTCATCGGCTTCGGGGCGGGTCTCGTCTACGCCGCGACGGTCGTTACCCTCCCCTAG
- a CDS encoding GNAT family N-acetyltransferase produces the protein MHTITRLFPDDFRTSVKDLAAVLADAVTDGASLGFLSPFDQDTAAAWWHTQQPAVDEGSLIVWVVRSPCGIAGTVGLALNRKPNGRHRAEIVKLMVHRDSRGQGLARALLAQAEQAAAQAGASLLLLDTQTGSAADRLYQNTGWTRYGIVPDYAADPAGSLQDGSFYYKQLT, from the coding sequence GTGCACACCATCACCCGTCTGTTCCCCGATGACTTCCGGACCAGCGTCAAGGACCTGGCTGCCGTACTCGCCGACGCCGTCACCGACGGCGCCTCCCTCGGCTTCCTCAGCCCTTTCGACCAGGACACGGCAGCCGCCTGGTGGCACACCCAGCAGCCGGCGGTAGACGAAGGCAGCCTCATCGTCTGGGTCGTCCGGAGCCCTTGCGGCATCGCAGGCACCGTCGGCCTGGCCTTGAACCGCAAGCCCAACGGCCGGCATCGTGCCGAGATCGTCAAGCTCATGGTCCACCGCGATTCCCGTGGACAGGGTCTTGCCCGTGCCCTCCTCGCACAGGCCGAGCAGGCCGCAGCCCAAGCCGGTGCCAGCCTCCTGCTACTGGACACCCAAACCGGCAGTGCTGCGGACCGCCTCTACCAGAACACCGGCTGGACCCGATACGGCATCGTCCCCGACTACGCAGCCGACCCGGCAGGCTCCCTCCAAGACGGCAGCTTCTACTACAAGCAGCTCACCTGA
- a CDS encoding MFS transporter — MVLVLGAPFGAATAALAARCLPSGTARNARAEVDVRGALLFAATTLAVLLPLVTSLRGAGLAYCAATTGVLAVLTVLHHRRTIRIGGVPLIAPALLHRALYLVGAAVAATQFGAQMAASLALTMFVQDGLGLSAMSAAAVLLPMSLAMVVTSGLAGRAADRFGPRLVTAGITLSVCCLLGAGAAAQHASPRVLPFLLGGAQLALGAAVGLLTAPLQAEVLRHAPPRTAGVAGGILQMGQRLAAAVSVAAISGLDLNDRPRALAELRLAYGHAVVACACITSLGLTLRLATHHLRPQTNQRHFPHP, encoded by the coding sequence CTGGTCCTCGTCCTGGGCGCGCCCTTCGGCGCCGCCACTGCGGCGCTGGCAGCACGTTGTCTTCCTTCTGGCACAGCACGCAACGCACGGGCCGAGGTCGATGTCCGAGGGGCACTGCTGTTCGCTGCCACCACGCTCGCCGTTCTCCTGCCCCTGGTCACATCACTGCGCGGAGCCGGCCTGGCCTACTGCGCCGCCACTACGGGCGTGCTGGCCGTGCTGACCGTGCTCCACCATCGCCGCACCATCCGCATCGGCGGTGTGCCGCTCATCGCTCCCGCTTTGCTGCATCGCGCCCTGTACCTGGTGGGGGCCGCTGTCGCGGCGACGCAGTTCGGAGCGCAGATGGCGGCGTCCCTCGCCTTGACGATGTTTGTGCAGGACGGCCTGGGCTTGTCCGCGATGTCTGCTGCAGCGGTGCTGCTGCCCATGTCGCTGGCCATGGTCGTCACCTCAGGTCTGGCCGGCCGAGCGGCGGACCGATTCGGCCCCCGCCTCGTCACCGCGGGCATCACCCTATCCGTGTGTTGCCTCCTGGGCGCCGGTGCCGCCGCCCAGCACGCCTCTCCACGCGTCCTGCCCTTCCTTCTCGGCGGCGCCCAACTCGCACTCGGTGCCGCAGTCGGTCTACTCACCGCCCCGCTCCAAGCAGAGGTCCTGCGCCATGCGCCGCCCCGAACAGCCGGAGTGGCAGGAGGAATCCTCCAGATGGGCCAGCGGCTGGCCGCCGCCGTGTCCGTAGCAGCCATATCCGGCCTGGACCTGAACGACCGCCCGAGAGCCCTGGCCGAACTCCGCCTGGCCTACGGGCACGCCGTCGTGGCCTGTGCGTGCATCACCAGCCTCGGTCTGACACTCCGCCTGGCCACCCACCACCTCAGACCCCAAACGAACCAGCGCCACTTCCCACACCCCTGA
- a CDS encoding acyl carrier protein: MAATQEEIVEGLAEIVNEIAGIPTEDVQLDKSFTDDLDVDSLSMVEVVVAAEERFDVKIPDEDVKNLKTVGDAAEYILKHQA, encoded by the coding sequence ATGGCCGCCACTCAGGAAGAGATCGTCGAAGGTCTCGCCGAGATCGTCAACGAGATCGCCGGTATCCCGACGGAGGACGTCCAGCTGGACAAGTCCTTCACCGACGACCTGGACGTCGACTCGCTGTCCATGGTCGAGGTCGTCGTCGCCGCCGAGGAGCGCTTCGACGTCAAGATCCCGGACGAGGACGTCAAGAACCTCAAGACCGTCGGCGACGCAGCCGAGTACATCCTGAAGCACCAGGCCTGA
- a CDS encoding PucR family transcriptional regulator: MPHPEPALPPNAAHPHSATLKRLEQSSGRLAANAIARMDETLPWYRAMPPENRSWIGLVAQAGIAAFTEWFRRPETPQAISTDVFGTAPRELTRAITLRQTVEMVRTTIEVMESAIEEVAAPGDEAVLREALLVYAREIAFATAQVYAQAAEARGAWDARLESLVVNAVLSGEADEGAVSRAAALGWNAPEHVCVVLGTAPDGDSELTVEAIRRAARHAKLQVLTGVLGDRLVVIAGGSDNPLHVAKALIGPYAAGPVVAGPVVPDLLAATRSAQAAAAGLKACSAWQDAPRPVLADDLLPERAIAGDPAAREQLVEEIYRPLEEAGSALLETLSVYLEQASSLEGAARMLFVHPNTVRYRLRRVTDVTGWSPSDVRSAFTLRIALILGRLVDGDQQL, translated from the coding sequence GTGCCCCATCCCGAACCGGCTCTGCCCCCGAACGCCGCCCATCCGCACTCCGCGACCCTGAAACGCCTGGAGCAGTCGTCCGGACGCCTCGCGGCGAACGCGATCGCCCGCATGGACGAGACGCTGCCGTGGTACCGGGCGATGCCCCCGGAGAACCGGTCGTGGATCGGCCTGGTCGCCCAGGCCGGTATCGCCGCGTTCACCGAGTGGTTCCGGCGCCCCGAAACCCCGCAGGCGATCTCGACGGACGTCTTCGGCACGGCCCCGCGCGAGCTGACCCGGGCGATCACCCTGCGCCAGACCGTGGAGATGGTGCGGACGACCATCGAGGTGATGGAGTCCGCGATCGAGGAGGTCGCCGCCCCGGGTGACGAGGCCGTGCTGCGCGAGGCTCTGCTGGTCTACGCGCGGGAGATCGCCTTCGCGACCGCCCAGGTGTACGCGCAGGCCGCCGAGGCCCGCGGCGCCTGGGACGCCCGGCTGGAGTCGCTGGTGGTGAACGCCGTGCTCTCGGGTGAGGCGGACGAGGGCGCCGTCAGCCGCGCCGCGGCGCTCGGCTGGAACGCCCCGGAACACGTGTGCGTCGTGCTCGGCACCGCGCCCGACGGGGACAGCGAACTGACGGTGGAGGCGATCCGGCGCGCCGCCCGGCACGCCAAGCTCCAGGTGCTGACCGGGGTGCTCGGCGACCGGCTGGTCGTGATCGCGGGCGGCAGCGACAACCCGCTGCACGTCGCGAAGGCGCTGATCGGTCCGTACGCGGCCGGCCCGGTGGTCGCGGGCCCCGTCGTCCCCGACCTGCTGGCGGCGACGAGATCGGCCCAGGCCGCGGCGGCCGGACTGAAGGCGTGCTCCGCGTGGCAGGACGCGCCGCGCCCCGTACTGGCGGATGATCTCCTTCCGGAACGCGCGATCGCGGGTGATCCGGCCGCGCGAGAACAACTGGTGGAGGAGATCTACAGACCGCTCGAGGAGGCCGGCTCGGCCCTCCTGGAGACCCTGAGTGTGTATCTGGAGCAGGCAAGCAGTCTGGAGGGCGCGGCGCGGATGCTGTTCGTGCACCCCAACACCGTCCGCTACCGGCTCCGACGTGTGACTGACGTCACCGGCTGGTCACCCTCCGATGTCCGCTCCGCGTTCACTCTGCGGATCGCGCTCATCCTCGGCCGTCTGGTAGACGGAGATCAGCAACTCTAG
- a CDS encoding beta-ketoacyl-[acyl-carrier-protein] synthase family protein — protein MSSTNRTVVVTGIGATTPLGGDSASTWEGLIAGRSGVRPLEGERFEELPVRIAAPAAVDPGEVLPRPQARKLDRSAQFALIAAREAWADAGFTAPAGEDGTVLPERLGAVIASGIGGVTTLLDQYDVLKEKGVRRVSPHTVPMLMPNGPSANVGLEVNAQAGVHTPVSACASGAEAIGYAIEMIRSGRADVVVAGGTEAAIHPLPIAAFANMMAMSKNNDEPGRASRPYDKARDGFVLGEGAGVVVLESAEHAAARGARVYCEALGQGLSADSHHIAQPEPTGRGVAAAVQNLLDNTGLKPSEVVHLNAHATSTPQGDIAEIKALRKVLGDDLDHVAISATKSMTGHLLGGAGGVETVATVLALHHRQAPPTVNVDDMDDEIEADIVRGEPRALPEGTIAAINNSFGFGGHNVVLAFRTV, from the coding sequence GTGAGCTCGACCAATCGCACCGTGGTCGTCACCGGTATCGGCGCAACCACACCGCTGGGTGGCGACTCCGCATCGACCTGGGAAGGTCTGATCGCGGGACGTTCCGGCGTCAGGCCCCTCGAAGGCGAGCGCTTCGAGGAACTGCCCGTCCGTATCGCCGCCCCGGCGGCGGTCGACCCGGGCGAGGTCCTGCCCCGGCCGCAGGCGCGCAAGCTGGACCGCTCGGCCCAGTTCGCGCTGATCGCCGCCCGTGAGGCGTGGGCCGACGCGGGCTTCACCGCGCCGGCCGGCGAGGACGGGACCGTCCTCCCCGAGCGCCTCGGCGCGGTCATCGCCTCCGGTATCGGCGGTGTCACCACTCTGCTCGACCAGTACGACGTGCTGAAGGAGAAGGGCGTACGCCGGGTCTCCCCGCACACCGTGCCGATGCTGATGCCCAACGGCCCCTCCGCCAACGTCGGTCTGGAGGTGAACGCCCAGGCCGGCGTGCACACTCCGGTCTCCGCCTGCGCGTCGGGCGCCGAGGCTATCGGCTACGCCATCGAGATGATCCGCAGCGGCCGCGCCGACGTCGTGGTCGCGGGCGGCACCGAGGCCGCGATCCACCCGCTGCCGATCGCGGCGTTCGCCAACATGATGGCGATGTCCAAGAACAACGACGAGCCCGGTCGGGCCTCGCGGCCGTACGACAAGGCCCGTGACGGCTTCGTGCTGGGCGAGGGCGCGGGTGTCGTCGTCCTGGAGTCCGCGGAGCACGCGGCCGCGCGCGGCGCGCGCGTCTACTGCGAGGCGCTGGGCCAGGGCCTGTCCGCGGACAGCCACCACATCGCGCAGCCCGAGCCGACCGGCCGCGGCGTCGCCGCCGCGGTGCAGAACCTGCTGGACAACACGGGCCTGAAGCCGTCCGAGGTGGTCCACCTCAACGCCCACGCCACGTCCACGCCCCAGGGCGACATCGCCGAGATCAAGGCGCTGCGCAAGGTGCTGGGCGACGACCTCGACCATGTCGCGATCTCCGCGACGAAGTCGATGACGGGCCATCTGCTGGGTGGCGCCGGCGGTGTCGAGACCGTCGCGACGGTCCTGGCTCTGCACCACCGGCAGGCCCCGCCGACCGTGAACGTCGACGACATGGACGACGAGATCGAGGCGGACATCGTCCGCGGTGAGCCGCGTGCGCTGCCCGAGGGCACGATCGCCGCGATCAACAACTCGTTCGGCTTCGGCGGCCACAACGTGGTGCTGGCCTTCCGCACCGTCTGA
- a CDS encoding DUF3145 domain-containing protein, which yields MTTRGVLYVHSAPRALCPHVEWAVAGVLGVRVQLDWIRQPASPGTWRAEFSWQGESGTASKLASALRGWQLLRFEVTSEPSATAEGERYSATPDLGIFHAVTGLHGDILIPEDRLRAALARSAQGETELEAEISRLLGKPWDDELEPFRYAGEGAPVRWLHQVV from the coding sequence GTGACGACACGCGGCGTTCTCTATGTCCACTCCGCACCACGCGCCCTGTGCCCGCACGTCGAATGGGCGGTCGCGGGCGTGCTCGGCGTACGGGTCCAGCTCGACTGGATCCGCCAGCCCGCGTCTCCCGGCACCTGGAGAGCCGAGTTCTCCTGGCAGGGCGAGAGCGGCACGGCTTCCAAGCTGGCGTCAGCGCTACGCGGCTGGCAGCTGCTCCGCTTCGAGGTGACCTCGGAGCCCAGCGCCACCGCGGAGGGCGAGCGCTACAGCGCCACTCCCGACCTCGGAATCTTCCACGCCGTCACCGGCCTCCACGGTGACATCCTCATCCCCGAGGACCGCCTCCGTGCGGCCCTCGCGCGCTCCGCCCAGGGCGAGACGGAGCTCGAGGCGGAGATCTCCAGGCTGCTCGGCAAGCCCTGGGACGACGAGCTCGAGCCGTTCCGGTACGCGGGCGAGGGTGCCCCGGTCCGCTGGCTCCACCAGGTGGTCTGA
- a CDS encoding ACP S-malonyltransferase has protein sequence MLVLVAPGQGAQTPGFLTPWLELPGASDRIAAWSDAIGLDLAHYGTKADADEIRDTAVAQPLLVAAGLLSASALGDVAPGAVAGHSVGEITAAAFAGVLDDTAALRLVRTRGLAMAEAAAVTETGMSALLGGDPEVSVAHLEKLGLTAANVNGAGQIVAAGTREQLAALEADKPEGVRKVVALKVAGAFHTHHMAPAVAKLEEAAKALAPADPKVPYVSNKDGRTVAGGDEVVARLVGQVANPVRWDLCMETFKELGVTALVEVCPGGTLTGLAKRTLPGVTTLALKTPDDLDAARTLLAETGSPAADAAGA, from the coding sequence GTGCTCGTACTCGTCGCTCCCGGCCAAGGCGCTCAGACGCCCGGCTTTCTGACTCCCTGGCTCGAACTCCCCGGCGCCTCCGACCGCATCGCGGCCTGGTCCGACGCCATCGGGCTCGACCTCGCCCACTACGGCACGAAGGCCGACGCGGACGAGATCCGCGACACGGCCGTGGCGCAGCCGCTGCTCGTCGCGGCCGGTCTGCTGTCGGCCTCCGCGCTCGGTGACGTCGCGCCGGGCGCAGTCGCAGGTCACAGCGTCGGCGAGATCACGGCCGCCGCCTTCGCGGGCGTCCTCGACGACACCGCCGCGCTCCGCCTCGTACGGACCCGCGGTCTGGCGATGGCCGAGGCCGCCGCCGTCACGGAGACCGGGATGTCGGCCCTGCTCGGAGGCGACCCCGAAGTGAGCGTCGCACACCTGGAGAAGCTGGGGCTGACCGCCGCGAACGTCAACGGCGCCGGGCAGATCGTCGCCGCCGGCACCAGGGAGCAGCTCGCCGCACTGGAGGCGGACAAGCCCGAGGGCGTCCGGAAGGTCGTCGCGCTCAAGGTCGCCGGGGCGTTCCACACGCACCACATGGCCCCCGCGGTCGCGAAGCTGGAGGAGGCCGCGAAGGCCCTGGCACCGGCCGACCCGAAGGTGCCGTACGTGTCCAACAAGGACGGTCGCACCGTCGCCGGCGGCGACGAGGTCGTGGCCCGGCTGGTCGGCCAGGTCGCCAACCCGGTCCGCTGGGACCTGTGCATGGAGACCTTCAAGGAGCTCGGCGTGACCGCCCTCGTCGAGGTGTGCCCGGGCGGTACTCTCACCGGTCTCGCCAAGCGCACGCTGCCGGGCGTCACGACGCTCGCGCTGAAGACCCCCGACGACCTCGACGCGGCCCGCACGCTGCTCGCCGAGACCGGTTCACCCGCCGCGGACGCGGCGGGCGCCTGA
- a CDS encoding SGNH/GDSL hydrolase family protein — protein MREIRRSRRPRRWRTVVACAVAATVVITAGPVGCDAPPGTQREPVERPKPSPTRVWDRAPGSLAAVGDSITRGFDACSLFADCPEVSWATGTDSTVRSLAQRLLGTTAATRRAWNHARSGARMADLPAQMTEAAVRRPELVTVMVGANDACRDTPAQMTPVAEFTESFTAAMRSLRRTAPKAHVYVSSVPDLKRLWSTGRGNALGRQIWKLGICASMLGNADDLGRAAQERRALVHARVVAYNRALREVCAKDLRCRYDGDAVFDYRFTGEQLSPWDWFHPSRNGQSRLAEIAYRNITAPRPPAESN, from the coding sequence ATGCGTGAAATCCGGCGGAGCCGGCGGCCGCGTCGATGGCGTACCGTCGTCGCCTGTGCCGTCGCGGCGACCGTGGTGATCACGGCCGGGCCGGTCGGGTGTGACGCACCTCCCGGAACGCAGCGCGAGCCGGTGGAGCGCCCGAAGCCCTCCCCGACGCGGGTCTGGGACCGCGCCCCCGGCTCGCTGGCCGCGGTCGGCGACTCCATCACCCGCGGCTTCGACGCCTGCTCGCTGTTCGCCGACTGTCCCGAGGTGTCCTGGGCGACCGGCACCGACTCCACCGTGCGCAGCCTCGCGCAGCGCCTGCTGGGGACGACGGCCGCGACACGGCGCGCCTGGAACCACGCGCGGTCCGGGGCGCGGATGGCCGATCTGCCCGCGCAGATGACGGAGGCGGCCGTCCGCAGGCCGGAGTTGGTGACGGTGATGGTGGGGGCCAACGACGCGTGCCGTGACACGCCGGCGCAGATGACGCCGGTCGCGGAGTTCACCGAGTCGTTCACGGCCGCGATGCGCTCGCTGCGGCGCACCGCGCCCAAGGCGCACGTGTACGTGTCGAGCGTGCCGGACCTGAAGCGGCTGTGGTCGACCGGGCGCGGCAACGCGCTCGGCAGGCAGATCTGGAAGCTGGGCATCTGCGCCTCGATGCTCGGGAACGCGGACGACCTGGGCCGGGCCGCCCAGGAGCGCCGGGCCCTCGTGCACGCTCGTGTCGTCGCCTACAACCGGGCGCTGCGGGAGGTGTGCGCGAAGGACCTGCGCTGCCGGTACGACGGCGACGCGGTCTTCGACTACCGGTTCACCGGCGAGCAGCTGAGCCCCTGGGACTGGTTCCACCCGAGCCGGAACGGCCAGAGCCGGCTGGCGGAGATCGCGTACCGGAACATCACCGCTCCGCGGCCCCCGGCCGAGTCGAACTGA
- a CDS encoding serine hydrolase domain-containing protein yields the protein MQSLELIENWPVPTAAAAVVRADGSVAGAHGPTGHRFPLASVTKPLAAYAALVAYEEGAVELDEPAGPDGSTVRHLLAHTSGLAFDEHRVTAPPGTRRLYSNAGFEVLGDHIAKATDIPFAEYLRQAVLEPLGMASTTLDGSPAKDGVSTVDDLVRFAAEVQAPRLLDPRTVLEAMSVVHPGLAGVLPGYGHQKPNDWGLGFEIRDGKSPHWTGASSSPRTFGHFGQSGTFLWIDPDAGAACVALTDRAFGPWAVESWPPFTDAVLADLGR from the coding sequence ATGCAGAGCCTGGAACTGATCGAGAACTGGCCCGTCCCCACCGCGGCCGCCGCCGTCGTGCGCGCGGACGGCAGCGTCGCCGGTGCCCACGGCCCCACCGGACACCGCTTCCCGCTGGCCTCGGTCACCAAGCCGCTCGCGGCGTACGCCGCACTCGTCGCGTACGAGGAGGGCGCGGTGGAGCTGGACGAGCCGGCCGGACCCGACGGCTCCACCGTGCGGCACCTGCTCGCGCACACCAGCGGCCTCGCGTTCGACGAGCACCGCGTCACCGCACCTCCCGGGACCCGCCGGCTGTACTCCAACGCCGGTTTCGAGGTGCTCGGCGACCACATCGCGAAGGCCACGGACATCCCGTTCGCCGAGTATCTGCGCCAGGCGGTGCTGGAGCCGCTGGGCATGGCGTCGACGACGCTCGACGGCTCGCCCGCGAAGGACGGCGTCTCGACGGTCGACGACCTCGTGCGTTTCGCGGCCGAGGTGCAGGCCCCGCGGCTGCTCGACCCCAGGACCGTCCTGGAAGCGATGTCGGTGGTGCATCCCGGCCTGGCGGGCGTCCTGCCCGGCTACGGCCACCAGAAGCCGAACGACTGGGGGCTCGGCTTCGAGATCCGCGACGGCAAGTCCCCGCACTGGACCGGCGCGTCGTCCTCGCCCCGCACCTTCGGCCACTTCGGCCAGTCCGGCACGTTCCTGTGGATCGACCCGGACGCCGGCGCCGCGTGCGTGGCGCTGACCGACCGCGCCTTCGGGCCCTGGGCGGTCGAGTCATGGCCGCCCTTCACCGACGCGGTGCTCGCCGATCTCGGCCGGTAG
- a CDS encoding pirin family protein: MSIRRAGERYRGGDASAGIESLHSFSFGRFYDPDNLRFGAVIACNEERLAPGAGFDEHPHSHTEIVTWVVDGELTHRDSAGHATVVRHGDVQRLGSAGGVRHVERNDADVPLTFVQMWLAPKEPGGEPSYEIVRGIADSTPYALPEAGAMLHVRRLSGGERTAVPDAPFVYVHVVRGVVRIDGEALGPGDAARITDADGLELTAAAPAEVLLWELSG, translated from the coding sequence ATGTCCATACGGCGCGCCGGTGAGCGCTACCGCGGCGGGGACGCGTCCGCCGGCATCGAGTCCCTGCACTCCTTCTCGTTCGGCCGCTTCTACGACCCGGACAACCTCCGCTTCGGCGCGGTCATCGCCTGCAACGAGGAGCGTCTCGCCCCCGGCGCCGGGTTCGACGAGCACCCGCACAGCCACACGGAGATCGTGACGTGGGTGGTGGACGGCGAGCTGACCCACCGGGACTCCGCGGGCCACGCCACCGTCGTACGGCACGGCGACGTCCAACGGCTCGGCTCCGCCGGCGGGGTCCGGCACGTCGAACGCAACGACGCCGACGTACCGCTCACGTTCGTGCAGATGTGGCTCGCCCCGAAGGAGCCGGGCGGCGAGCCGTCGTACGAGATCGTCCGCGGCATCGCCGACTCGACGCCCTACGCACTCCCGGAGGCCGGGGCGATGCTGCACGTGCGCCGTCTCTCCGGCGGCGAGCGGACCGCCGTCCCGGACGCCCCCTTCGTGTACGTCCACGTCGTCCGAGGGGTCGTGCGGATCGACGGCGAGGCCCTCGGCCCGGGGGACGCCGCGAGGATCACCGACGCCGACGGCCTCGAACTCACCGCGGCCGCGCCCGCGGAGGTGCTGCTGTGGGAGCTGTCCGGCTGA
- a CDS encoding MerR family transcriptional regulator, translating to MTVLETTSATTGICASEPPAHPRPDGQDHHTISEVADWTGLSAHTLRWYERIGLMPHIDRSHTGQRRFRNRDLDWLTFVGKLRRTWMPVADMVRYAELAREGEHTYEQRQELLESTRRDVRARIAELQDTEENAAATRRTLTQDELALLEPIAQRVVGDRYPHMSWTSDSRE from the coding sequence ATGACGGTGCTGGAGACCACATCCGCGACGACCGGCATCTGCGCATCGGAGCCCCCCGCCCACCCTCGTCCCGACGGGCAGGACCACCACACCATCAGCGAGGTCGCCGACTGGACCGGCCTGAGCGCGCACACGCTGCGCTGGTACGAGCGGATCGGCCTGATGCCGCACATCGACCGCTCGCACACCGGACAGCGGCGCTTCAGGAACCGCGACCTCGACTGGCTGACCTTCGTCGGCAAGCTCCGGCGGACCTGGATGCCGGTCGCGGACATGGTCCGCTACGCCGAGCTGGCGCGCGAGGGAGAGCACACCTACGAGCAGCGGCAGGAGCTGCTGGAGTCGACGCGGCGCGACGTCCGCGCCCGGATCGCCGAACTCCAGGACACGGAGGAGAACGCCGCGGCCACGCGGAGAACGCTCACACAGGACGAACTGGCGCTGCTGGAGCCGATCGCGCAGCGGGTGGTGGGGGACAGGTACCCGCACATGTCCTGGACGTCGGACTCCCGCGAGTAG
- a CDS encoding helix-turn-helix domain-containing protein, translating to MKIPEGRSSQNPSPEDVETRLAARLAGLRAERGWSLDDLAGRAGVSRSTLSRLERAEISPTAALLGRLCTAFGRTMSQLLAEVESEPPQLVHSGRQLVWRDEASGFTRRSVSPPHPGLRGEIVEGVLRPGSDVSYEEPPLRGLEQHIWVLEGALEVTAGGVEYEVGAGDCLRFRLWDRSRFRCLGPDPVRYALMIVLP from the coding sequence ATGAAAATCCCGGAGGGGCGATCGTCCCAGAATCCCAGTCCCGAGGACGTGGAGACCCGCTTGGCGGCCCGGCTTGCAGGGCTGCGGGCAGAGCGTGGCTGGTCGCTGGATGACTTGGCAGGGCGCGCGGGCGTGAGCCGTTCGACGCTCTCGCGGCTGGAGCGGGCGGAGATCAGTCCGACGGCGGCGTTGCTGGGCAGGTTGTGCACGGCGTTCGGGCGGACGATGTCGCAGTTGCTGGCCGAGGTGGAGTCCGAGCCCCCACAGTTGGTGCACTCCGGCCGGCAGTTGGTGTGGCGGGATGAGGCTTCGGGCTTCACGCGGAGGTCGGTGTCACCGCCTCATCCGGGGCTGCGCGGTGAGATCGTCGAGGGGGTGCTGCGGCCGGGCTCGGATGTCTCCTACGAGGAGCCGCCATTGCGGGGGCTGGAGCAGCACATCTGGGTGCTGGAGGGCGCGTTGGAGGTTACCGCTGGTGGTGTCGAGTACGAGGTCGGGGCGGGAGACTGCCTGCGTTTTCGGCTGTGGGACCGATCGCGGTTCCGCTGCCTGGGACCTGATCCGGTCCGCTACGCGCTGATGATCGTCCTGCCGTGA